The following are from one region of the Methanospirillum hungatei genome:
- a CDS encoding Gfo/Idh/MocA family protein — protein MDVGVIGTGMMGQNHVRVYSQLKEVDSVVIYDVNNEQARKVASLNNVEVADSYSDLFHRVEAVSLCVPTQFHFNTALEVIKAGVNVLIEKPICLSSDEGKQLVQNIPDDLIVGVGHIERFNPIVNEISQIISEPLYIEFKRHNPTSSRITGSSVVEDLMIHDIDIMLHALGCSDVNVQAKGNEDVAAALCSSKNTLIYLSASRKSSKKIRMIHIEQEDMTIQGDFMSQEIYIHRKPGQYKVDRDRYVQENIVEKVLVAKQEPLRSELSSFLKSVKTNKPFSITTNEAIQNLELCEQIRGMF, from the coding sequence ATGGATGTGGGAGTTATCGGGACCGGTATGATGGGACAAAACCATGTCCGTGTTTATTCTCAATTAAAGGAAGTCGATTCTGTTGTTATTTATGATGTAAATAATGAGCAGGCTAGAAAGGTGGCCTCCCTGAATAATGTGGAAGTAGCAGATTCTTATAGTGATTTATTTCATCGTGTTGAAGCGGTAAGTCTTTGTGTTCCAACGCAATTTCACTTTAATACTGCCCTAGAGGTTATTAAAGCTGGGGTTAATGTGCTTATCGAAAAACCAATCTGTCTCTCTTCTGATGAAGGAAAACAACTGGTACAAAATATTCCTGATGATCTCATCGTAGGAGTTGGTCATATTGAACGGTTTAATCCTATTGTGAATGAAATCAGTCAGATCATTTCAGAACCTCTCTATATAGAATTTAAACGCCATAATCCTACTTCATCCCGAATTACCGGAAGTTCAGTTGTTGAAGATCTTATGATCCATGATATTGACATTATGCTCCATGCACTTGGTTGTTCAGATGTGAATGTTCAGGCAAAAGGGAATGAAGATGTTGCAGCTGCTTTATGCTCAAGTAAAAATACATTGATTTATCTGTCTGCCAGCAGGAAATCTTCTAAAAAAATCCGTATGATTCATATCGAGCAGGAAGATATGACAATTCAGGGGGATTTCATGTCGCAGGAGATCTATATTCATCGGAAACCTGGTCAGTATAAAGTCGACAGGGATCGGTATGTTCAGGAGAATATTGTTGAAAAAGTGCTGGTGGCAAAACAGGAACCTCTCCGGTCCGAATTATCCAGTTTCTTGAAATCAGTTAAAACAAATAAACCATTTTCTATAACAACCAACGAAGCAATTCAGAATCTTGAATTATGTGAACAGATTAGAGGAATGTTCTAA
- a CDS encoding DegT/DnrJ/EryC1/StrS family aminotransferase, which yields MIPIAHPVFDDNEIDAVSAVIRSGVIASGEQVLSFEKEFAQYCSTLDAIATNNGTTALHTGLLACGIHQGDEVIVPSFTFFATASSVSMCGAKPIMVDVCEESFEINPDAIVESVTSKTKAIIGVHLFGQPCNIAAILDVCEDHNLIFIEDCAQAHGAQYHGKKVGSFGAIGCFSFYPTKNMTTGEGGMITTNDVSIAERCRRLINHGQEKKYLHTEIGYNYRLTDIGAAIGRVQLRKLDVMNQKRNNNASFFSRNIHHPDITLPTIQEGCSHVFHQYVIRVRDNKRDDLVSWLSEHGVGTAVHYPIPVNEQPVYSGSQNPPCPVSSKLAKEVLSLPVYPDLSEMELSHICDSINRWS from the coding sequence ATGATTCCAATTGCTCACCCCGTTTTTGATGATAATGAGATTGACGCTGTATCTGCAGTCATTCGTTCAGGTGTGATTGCAAGTGGTGAGCAAGTTCTCTCCTTTGAAAAAGAATTTGCTCAGTATTGTAGTACCTTAGATGCAATCGCCACTAATAATGGAACTACTGCACTTCATACTGGATTACTTGCATGTGGAATTCATCAGGGAGATGAAGTAATCGTACCTTCATTTACCTTTTTTGCCACCGCATCTTCTGTAAGTATGTGTGGTGCAAAACCCATTATGGTTGATGTATGTGAAGAATCCTTCGAAATTAATCCTGATGCGATTGTTGAATCAGTTACATCAAAAACAAAGGCGATTATCGGGGTACATCTATTCGGTCAACCATGTAATATTGCAGCGATCCTTGATGTTTGTGAGGATCATAATCTAATATTTATTGAAGATTGTGCACAGGCACATGGGGCGCAATATCATGGAAAAAAGGTTGGCTCATTCGGTGCTATTGGATGTTTTTCGTTTTATCCTACAAAAAATATGACAACCGGTGAAGGTGGGATGATTACGACCAATGACGTGTCTATTGCAGAACGTTGCCGTAGATTAATAAACCATGGTCAGGAAAAAAAATATCTCCATACTGAAATTGGATATAATTACAGATTAACAGATATCGGAGCTGCAATAGGGCGGGTGCAACTTCGGAAACTGGATGTTATGAATCAAAAAAGGAATAATAATGCGTCATTTTTTTCAAGAAATATTCACCATCCGGATATCACTTTGCCCACAATTCAAGAAGGATGCAGCCATGTATTTCATCAGTACGTAATCAGAGTACGTGATAACAAGCGTGATGACCTGGTTTCATGGTTGTCAGAACATGGAGTCGGAACCGCTGTTCATTATCCCATTCCGGTGAATGAACAACCTGTTTATTCAGGTTCTCAAAATCCTCCGTGTCCCGTTTCTTCTAAATTGGCTAAAGAGGTTCTTAGCCTTCCGGTGTATCCGGATTTATCTGAAATGGAATTATCTCATATCTGTGATTCAATTAACCGGTGGTCCTGA
- a CDS encoding N-acetyltransferase, whose amino-acid sequence MTQYGKNVIGNDLRIFDPVILGFPPRYHLNKESYDGCSIGSHGILRPGTTIYADVKIGDHFSSGHNVLIRENTVIGNHVSLGTNVIIEGNCSIGDYVNLQSLVYIPTNTKIGSHVFIGPNSVLTNDKYPPNGGSDLFGPILEDYVSIGANTTILPGITIGKGSLIAAGSVVTKDVPPGTLAIGSPARIRTLPEGAERK is encoded by the coding sequence ATGACACAATATGGTAAAAATGTTATCGGAAATGACTTGCGAATCTTTGATCCGGTGATACTTGGTTTTCCTCCACGTTATCATTTGAATAAAGAATCATATGATGGTTGTTCAATTGGATCACATGGAATACTAAGACCTGGAACAACAATTTATGCGGATGTAAAAATCGGTGATCATTTTTCATCAGGTCATAATGTGTTGATTAGAGAAAATACAGTTATTGGAAATCATGTCTCCCTGGGGACAAATGTAATCATTGAAGGTAATTGTTCAATCGGTGATTATGTGAATCTTCAGAGTCTGGTTTATATTCCAACAAATACGAAAATTGGTTCTCATGTATTTATCGGTCCGAATTCAGTGCTGACAAATGACAAATATCCACCAAATGGAGGTTCAGATTTATTTGGTCCGATATTAGAAGATTATGTTTCAATTGGTGCAAATACAACCATCCTTCCAGGAATAACAATAGGAAAGGGTTCACTTATTGCTGCAGGTTCTGTTGTAACAAAAGATGTTCCACCTGGCACCCTTGCCATAGGTTCTCCTGCACGTATAAGAACACTACCCGAAGGAGCTGAACGAAAATGA
- a CDS encoding nucleotide sugar dehydrogenase — protein sequence MGRVLADLFKKRGPIRTIGVIGMGYVGIPAGALFAKSFEKVYGFQRDSSSSGYKINLLNAGKNPLKGEEPGLDELLNEVVQKKKFECTSDFSKISHCDAVTIAIQTPFLNPTDLIPDFSALEEGVRQAGRYLSEGSLIVLESTITPGTTANWARKILEEESGLVAGRDFGLAHAPERVMVGRLLRNIQEHDRIVGGIDDASTNRAMELYGPVLTSGKLIPMTATAAEVTKTAENTFRDLQIAAANQLALYCEAIGINFYDVRKGIDSLKGEGITRAILWPGAGVGGHCLTKDTYHLERGVKISDEQSVDFPDGIESLYVTARHINDFMPMHMVHLLKKGLNRSGKKIKGARVALLGWSFLANTDDARNTPSESFYQLCIEEGADIRVHDPWVTNWPGIDLSQDLESVLSGVDAVVIFTGHRMYYQLDSHKVLELSGSSRCVIIDGRNVIDPDVFIQNGFIYLGIGRGDKNSHPI from the coding sequence ATGGGTAGGGTATTAGCAGATCTTTTTAAGAAAAGAGGACCTATCAGGACTATCGGTGTTATTGGGATGGGATATGTAGGTATCCCGGCTGGAGCACTTTTTGCCAAATCTTTCGAGAAGGTTTATGGTTTTCAGCGTGATTCATCAAGCTCAGGATATAAAATAAACCTACTTAATGCTGGGAAAAATCCTCTGAAGGGTGAAGAACCAGGGCTTGATGAACTATTAAATGAAGTTGTCCAAAAGAAAAAGTTCGAATGTACATCTGATTTTTCTAAAATTTCACACTGTGATGCAGTTACGATAGCGATACAGACTCCCTTTTTAAATCCTACAGATTTAATACCTGATTTCTCTGCTCTTGAAGAAGGAGTTCGCCAGGCAGGCAGGTATCTGTCAGAAGGTTCGTTAATAGTTCTTGAATCAACAATCACGCCTGGTACTACTGCAAACTGGGCGAGAAAGATATTGGAGGAAGAATCAGGCCTTGTCGCAGGCAGGGATTTTGGTCTTGCTCATGCTCCTGAAAGGGTTATGGTTGGCAGGCTGCTTCGGAATATTCAGGAACATGACCGAATAGTCGGGGGGATAGATGATGCTAGTACAAACCGGGCAATGGAGCTCTATGGTCCGGTTCTCACCTCCGGAAAACTCATTCCAATGACTGCTACTGCAGCTGAAGTAACAAAAACTGCAGAAAATACCTTCCGTGATTTACAAATTGCAGCAGCAAATCAGTTGGCTCTTTATTGTGAGGCAATTGGTATTAATTTTTATGATGTCCGAAAAGGCATTGACTCGTTAAAAGGTGAAGGGATTACTCGTGCAATCCTCTGGCCGGGTGCAGGTGTTGGCGGACATTGTCTGACAAAAGACACGTATCATCTGGAACGGGGAGTTAAAATCTCTGATGAGCAGTCGGTGGACTTTCCTGACGGGATTGAATCCCTCTATGTGACTGCCCGTCACATCAATGATTTTATGCCAATGCATATGGTTCATCTCCTGAAAAAGGGGCTGAATCGTTCAGGTAAGAAGATTAAAGGGGCCAGGGTAGCCCTTCTGGGATGGTCATTTCTTGCGAATACCGATGATGCAAGAAATACTCCATCAGAATCCTTTTACCAGTTATGCATTGAGGAAGGTGCTGATATCCGGGTGCATGATCCCTGGGTTACCAATTGGCCCGGGATTGATTTAAGTCAGGATTTGGAATCAGTTTTATCCGGTGTTGATGCTGTAGTGATTTTTACCGGACACCGGATGTATTATCAGTTGGATTCCCATAAAGTCCTGGAATTATCCGGTTCATCCCGATGTGTAATTATTGATGGAAGAAATGTCATTGATCCTGATGTTTTTATCCAGAATGGGTTCATCTACTTGGGTATAGGGAGAGGGGATAAGAATTCCCATCCCATTTAA
- a CDS encoding glycosyltransferase encodes MSNIKILIVPSWYPTKSNPLPGTFFREQALELSKKVNVAVLFIQEPIRIIEFSKLFQKKIHFFYDNSIFTVNYGYINWFPYCEFLKIFLYRRAVIKGYSIIKEEFGKPDVIHAQSIIMGGFGAIIINDQEHIPVIVTEHSSIFNDLFNSIRKKIAYNVLKRADYFTAVSNSLCNLVKCKGRNQCTVIPNFINEDKLCFFLEKMSNNSIFHLLNVSRLVPIKGIDILIRAMEIVVKEKKILNCHLDIIGDGPEKEKYLSIVKKLSLENYCTFHGEKITEELSQFYHQTNALVISSRSETFGIVGIEAMSLGKPIISTRCGGPEEYVTPDVGYLVENENPENLAEGIIYVMNNYQKYSPQKIRETFLSNYSSDVVIEKWIKVYTDLMIKK; translated from the coding sequence ATGAGTAATATTAAAATCTTAATAGTACCTTCCTGGTATCCCACTAAAAGTAATCCACTTCCTGGAACTTTTTTCAGAGAACAAGCTTTGGAATTGAGTAAAAAAGTAAATGTCGCGGTTCTATTTATCCAGGAGCCGATAAGAATTATTGAGTTTTCTAAATTATTTCAAAAAAAAATCCATTTTTTTTATGATAATTCAATTTTCACAGTAAATTATGGGTATATAAATTGGTTTCCTTATTGCGAATTTCTAAAAATATTTTTATATCGTAGAGCAGTAATAAAAGGTTACTCAATAATAAAAGAGGAATTTGGCAAACCTGATGTAATACATGCACAATCAATTATTATGGGAGGATTTGGTGCAATAATTATCAACGATCAGGAACACATACCCGTCATTGTAACTGAACATTCTAGTATTTTTAATGATTTATTTAATTCTATACGAAAAAAAATTGCATATAATGTTTTAAAAAGGGCAGATTACTTTACGGCAGTTAGTAATTCCCTATGCAATTTGGTTAAATGTAAAGGGCGAAACCAATGTACGGTTATTCCCAATTTTATCAATGAAGATAAATTGTGTTTTTTTCTTGAAAAAATGTCGAATAATTCTATTTTTCATCTGTTAAACGTTTCCCGATTAGTTCCGATTAAGGGTATAGATATTTTAATTCGAGCGATGGAAATAGTCGTAAAGGAGAAAAAAATACTGAATTGCCATCTGGATATTATTGGAGATGGACCTGAAAAGGAAAAATATTTGTCAATAGTAAAAAAATTATCATTAGAAAATTATTGTACTTTTCATGGTGAAAAAATAACTGAAGAACTTTCTCAATTTTATCATCAAACAAATGCATTAGTTATCTCGAGTAGATCAGAAACCTTCGGCATTGTTGGAATTGAAGCAATGTCGTTAGGGAAACCGATAATCTCAACACGTTGTGGAGGACCGGAAGAATATGTCACACCTGATGTTGGATACCTTGTTGAGAATGAAAATCCTGAAAATCTTGCCGAAGGAATAATATACGTCATGAATAATTATCAAAAATATTCACCACAAAAAATTAGGGAAACATTTCTTAGTAATTATTCTTCAGATGTAGTAATTGAAAAATGGATCAAGGTTTATACTGATCTAATGATCAAAAAATAA